The following are from one region of the Ptychodera flava strain L36383 chromosome 15, AS_Pfla_20210202, whole genome shotgun sequence genome:
- the LOC139151469 gene encoding uncharacterized protein: protein MPVSDSGRRVPPSHTPEAIRARNLRRIRDNSKRGHFDFVAPSEAEKLELQANIDRIRCLLGGRLAKSTNYDVLVELTNLFLTKNGPDRLEANEYPDEAPIFQATDRTQTDEKMFLATASSVNNLVARVGEHNRFCQAKLQCQRVQMMGHAGRLHFKCDSTQGIVHRFTWYSSSTLPNGKLLVNYRMLHAITACGLREEHYETMCNAANMGTIKKEYRKTFVSQYEPIVTCAADESREDALLEVCSFRSLRCEKR from the exons ATGCCTGTGTCAGATTCCGGCCGCCGTGTCCCACCATCCCATACCCCTGAGGCTATTCGGGCACGGAATCTCCGACGGATTCGTGACAATTCAAAAAGGGGTCACTTTGATTTCGTTGCTCCGTCGGAGGCTGAGAAATTAGAACTTCAAGCTAACATAGATCGCATACGCTGTCTACTTGGCGGTAGATTAGCAAAATCAACGAATTACGACGTGTTAGTTGAGCTAACAAACTTGTTCCTGACAAAGAACGGTCCGGACAGATTAGAAGCAAACGAGTACCCCGATGAGGCTCCAATATTTCAAGCCACCGATCGAACACAGACTGATGAGAAGATGTTTCTGGCAACGGCGTCATCCGTGAACAATCTGGTTGCACGTGTCGGTGAGCACAATCGATTTTGCCAAGCCAAACTGCAGTGCCAAAGAGTACAGATGATGGGCCACGCAGGGCGACTGCACTTCAAATGCGATAGTACACAGGGGATAGTTCATCGATTTACGTGGTATTCATCATCGACACTGCCAAACGGGAAACTACTCGTCAATTACAG GATGCTTCACGCAATTACAGCTTGTGGTTTGCGCGAAGAACACTATGAAACCATGTGTAATGCTGCGAACATGGGAACTATAAAAAAAGAGTACAGAAAAACAT TCGTTAGTCAATACGAGCCAATTGTAACGTGTGCTGCGGACGAAAGTAGAGAAGACGCCCTTCTTGAGGTTTGTAGTTTTCGAAGTTTACGTTGTGAAAAGCGATAA